In one window of Pagrus major chromosome 12, Pma_NU_1.0 DNA:
- the prune2 gene encoding protein prune homolog 2 isoform X1 has translation MVLLRMDLASESKMNSEGGEGRPVPPTSLPLQGGATQRKKLSAPRISLSLDQSEDDLGETPDDLDINVDDLDTPDEGDYLDYTDHEMDWEDPNAANRSGPSEPYDPIPTYSAEEERQDGKLWRTVIIGEQEHRINMKIIEPYMRVISHGGYYSNGVNAIIVFAACFLPDSNREDYHEIMENLFLYVISTLELMVAEDYMIVYLNGATPHRRMPGLGWLKKCYQMIDRRLRKNLKSFIILHPSWFIRTVLAITKPFISAKFSSKIQYVASLDELQKLIPMDSIQIPECIIRLDKELKEAAEHSKVNSFLLGPEPTAAGRTEPDAAGASSS, from the exons ATG GTCCTCCTGCGGATGGACCTGGCATCAGAGAGCAAAATGAACTCTGAGGGGGGCGAAGGCAGGCCAG TCCCTCCtacctctctgcctctgcaaGGAGGTGCTACTCAAAGAAAAAAGCTGTCCGCGCCTCGTATCAGCCTGTCACTGGACCAGAGCGAGGATGACTTGGGGGAGACGCCAGATGATCTCGACATTAACGTCGACGACCTGGATACTCCAGATGAGGGAGATTACCTCGACTACACGGACCATGAAATGGACTGGGAAG ACCCCAATGCGGCCAATAGGAGTGGACCAAGTGAGCCTTATGATCCAATCCCGACATACAGCGCTGAGGAGGAGCGCCAGGACGGCAAACTGTGGAGGACTGTCATCATCGGGGAGCAGGAGCACCGCATCAACATGAAGATCATTGAACCCTACATGAGAGTCATCTCCCACGGAG GCTACTATAGCAATGGAGTGAATGCCATCATAGTGTTCGCAGCCTGTTTCCTGCCAGACAGCAACAGAGAGGACTACCATGAAATAATGGAGAACCTCTTCCT ttACGTGATCAGCACGCTGGAGCTGATGGTGGCGGAGGACTACATGATTGTGTACCTGAATGGAGCCACGCCGCACAGAAGAATGCCTGGCCTCGGCTGGCTGAAGAAATGCTATCAGATGATTGACAGAAG GCTCAGGAAGAATTTGAAATCCTTCATTATTCTTCACCCGTCATGGTTTATCAGGACCGTTCTAGCCATTACCAAGCCCTTCATCAG CGCCAAGTTCAGCAGTAAGATACAGTATGTGGCCAGTTTGGATGAGCTGCAGAAACTCATCCCCATGGACAGCATCCAGATCCCAGAGTGCATCATTAG ACTTGACAAGGAACTGAAGGAAGCAGCCGAGCACTCAAA AGTGAATAGTTTTCTGCTGGGACCGGAgccaacagcagcaggcagAACAGA ACCAGACGCGGCCGGTGCCAGCAGCTCTTAA
- the prune2 gene encoding protein prune homolog 2 isoform X2, translating into MDLASESKMNSEGGEGRPVPPTSLPLQGGATQRKKLSAPRISLSLDQSEDDLGETPDDLDINVDDLDTPDEGDYLDYTDHEMDWEDPNAANRSGPSEPYDPIPTYSAEEERQDGKLWRTVIIGEQEHRINMKIIEPYMRVISHGGYYSNGVNAIIVFAACFLPDSNREDYHEIMENLFLYVISTLELMVAEDYMIVYLNGATPHRRMPGLGWLKKCYQMIDRRLRKNLKSFIILHPSWFIRTVLAITKPFISAKFSSKIQYVASLDELQKLIPMDSIQIPECIIRLDKELKEAAEHSKVNSFLLGPEPTAAGRTDRPDAAGASSS; encoded by the exons ATGGACCTGGCATCAGAGAGCAAAATGAACTCTGAGGGGGGCGAAGGCAGGCCAG TCCCTCCtacctctctgcctctgcaaGGAGGTGCTACTCAAAGAAAAAAGCTGTCCGCGCCTCGTATCAGCCTGTCACTGGACCAGAGCGAGGATGACTTGGGGGAGACGCCAGATGATCTCGACATTAACGTCGACGACCTGGATACTCCAGATGAGGGAGATTACCTCGACTACACGGACCATGAAATGGACTGGGAAG ACCCCAATGCGGCCAATAGGAGTGGACCAAGTGAGCCTTATGATCCAATCCCGACATACAGCGCTGAGGAGGAGCGCCAGGACGGCAAACTGTGGAGGACTGTCATCATCGGGGAGCAGGAGCACCGCATCAACATGAAGATCATTGAACCCTACATGAGAGTCATCTCCCACGGAG GCTACTATAGCAATGGAGTGAATGCCATCATAGTGTTCGCAGCCTGTTTCCTGCCAGACAGCAACAGAGAGGACTACCATGAAATAATGGAGAACCTCTTCCT ttACGTGATCAGCACGCTGGAGCTGATGGTGGCGGAGGACTACATGATTGTGTACCTGAATGGAGCCACGCCGCACAGAAGAATGCCTGGCCTCGGCTGGCTGAAGAAATGCTATCAGATGATTGACAGAAG GCTCAGGAAGAATTTGAAATCCTTCATTATTCTTCACCCGTCATGGTTTATCAGGACCGTTCTAGCCATTACCAAGCCCTTCATCAG CGCCAAGTTCAGCAGTAAGATACAGTATGTGGCCAGTTTGGATGAGCTGCAGAAACTCATCCCCATGGACAGCATCCAGATCCCAGAGTGCATCATTAG ACTTGACAAGGAACTGAAGGAAGCAGCCGAGCACTCAAA AGTGAATAGTTTTCTGCTGGGACCGGAgccaacagcagcaggcagAACAGA CAGACCAGACGCGGCCGGTGCCAGCAGCTCTTAA